In the Deltaproteobacteria bacterium genome, GCATTGTCCGAAATCTCTAGATCAGGTAAGATTCTCCTCATGCAAAACGCTAAAGTCTCACAACCGATCGGAAAGCGAGTCAAAGTGCAGAGAGGGCGTCGAGCGGAAATTACCAATCTACCGTTTCCGGCGGGAAGCGAGATTGACGTAGTAGTTACTGCCGCAGAGGCTCGCACGAACAAGAAAAGTGGTGAGAGTATTTACGATTACACGGCGGCGGTCGTGCGAAGCAAGCGGATACCTCGTTACTCAATGAAGCAAATCGAGGAAATCATCCACCAAAGCCGGGCCAGTCGTGGCTAGGCGGGTAGTCCTCGATACCAACATCCTCATTTCTGGTTATCTTTGGAAAGGTCTACCGCGTCAGGCGATTGAAAAAGTTCGCCACAAAGAATGGACTCTGCTGGTCTCCAAAGACACAGTTGCCGAACTGATTCGGGTACTCGCCTACCGTAAGTTCGGCCTTTCTCCAGAAGAGATTCATCCCATCGTCGAAGACCTGTTACAAATAAGTGAAACCGTTGAAGTCACTACTAAGGTCGCAGCATCCAAGCTGATCTCACTGACAATATGTTCTTAGCGTTGGCGGTCGACGGAAGTGCCGAAGTGATCGTCTCAGGAGATCACCACCTGCTCGACATCCGACAATTTGCAGACGTTCCTATAATTCGCGTCCGTCGATTCCTCCAACTCTAATTCTACGGCATCACCCGTATCGTGTTCGCGGAATTTGGTTGCCGTGCCCTTAAAACGTGAAGCGGATTGAAATCAAATAATCAAAGCCAACCCGTTTTCCGTTTCGATGTTTCGTTTTCAAGATTGTAGTGATTGGCGAGCCTGACCCCAATTCTTTTCCACGCGGGGTGAATAGCTAAGCGCACGTTGAGCGCATCCGCGGGCCGCGCGACACGGGATTGAAGTCCTAATGGGCGACCCGATTTCCCTTCCTAAAAATCCTGGCCGTAGCCGTTCTGGCTGACGCCGTTGGCGCGGCCCGCCTCGATACGGGCTGTCGAAGCGAAATCCACGAAGTGGCCAAAGTCACCACTGACATCAACGACATCTACATTCAGGAACTTAAGAAGTTTCACCTTTAACGTCAGATGGAAGTTGAAAAGCGGCGCAAAAGGCGATGCATATGGGGTGACGCCGACGCACGCTTCGCCTTCGACCTTTGCGATTTGCTGTCCGTCAGCTTCAACGGTCAAGTCAGCGGACGCCGAGATTTGGGGCTTG is a window encoding:
- a CDS encoding putative toxin-antitoxin system toxin component, PIN family, with the protein product MARRVVLDTNILISGYLWKGLPRQAIEKVRHKEWTLLVSKDTVAELIRVLAYRKFGLSPEEIHPIVEDLLQISETVEVTTKVAASKLISLTICS